From one Planktothrix agardhii NIES-204 genomic stretch:
- the ribA gene encoding 3,4-dihydroxy-2-butanone 4-phosphate synthase/GTP cyclohydrolase II: MLPTNPYQFDTIEAALADLKAGRCIVVVDDEHRENEGDLICAAQFATPDMINFMAVYARGLICLALTGERLDQLDLPLMVTKNTDANQTAFTVSIDASPQMGVSTGISADDRARTIQITINPGTRPEDLRRPGHIFPLRAKDGGVLKRAGHTEAAVDLSRLAGLYPGGVICEIQNPDGSMARLPELIEYAKVHNLKLITIADLISYRLQHDRFVYRETVAQLPTQFGDFKIYAYRNSLDNTEHIALVKGDLEKLKEMPVMVRVHSECLTGDSFGSLRCDCRMQLQTAMKMIDYAGSGVIIYLRQEGRGIGLINKIKAYSLQDIGFDTVEANERLGFAPDLRDYGMGAQMLNDLGVRKIRLITNNPRKIAGLKGYGIEIVDRVPLIIEATDYNTVYLATKAEKLGHLLLQTYLITVAINWDESQPLVENPEAEYMESKRNKTSILSSYERLEKLRFLAKTNDLLLQEEARPVTTALFDQAQLIVNLGFDQAGVADPHWYQQLDHPYLKAITQILDQITQWPHLQKLQFIISSGVDPLTNLQVQLHREQFPLTQLPCSICQQLQPQTIYSFSS, encoded by the coding sequence GTGCTACCGACAAACCCCTACCAATTCGATACTATAGAAGCCGCCTTAGCCGATCTCAAAGCCGGGCGCTGTATTGTGGTAGTGGATGATGAACACCGCGAAAACGAAGGCGACCTAATTTGTGCCGCCCAATTTGCTACCCCCGATATGATTAACTTCATGGCGGTGTACGCCCGGGGATTAATTTGTTTGGCCCTAACTGGAGAGCGTCTGGATCAGTTAGACTTGCCCTTAATGGTGACTAAAAACACCGACGCCAACCAAACCGCCTTCACCGTTAGTATTGATGCGTCCCCTCAAATGGGCGTTTCTACCGGAATTTCCGCCGATGACCGCGCCCGCACCATTCAAATAACGATTAACCCAGGGACTCGTCCCGAAGATTTACGACGTCCGGGCCATATTTTCCCCCTGCGCGCTAAAGATGGCGGGGTATTAAAACGAGCCGGACATACGGAAGCCGCCGTGGATTTATCTCGGTTAGCGGGGTTATATCCTGGGGGGGTGATTTGTGAAATTCAAAATCCCGATGGGTCAATGGCGCGACTTCCCGAATTAATTGAATATGCTAAAGTTCACAATTTAAAATTAATTACTATTGCGGATTTAATTAGTTATCGCCTCCAACATGACCGTTTTGTGTATCGAGAAACCGTGGCTCAATTACCGACACAATTTGGGGATTTTAAAATTTATGCCTATCGTAATTCCTTAGATAATACGGAACATATTGCATTAGTTAAAGGTGATCTGGAAAAATTAAAAGAAATGCCCGTAATGGTGCGGGTTCACTCCGAATGTTTAACCGGAGATTCCTTCGGATCTTTGCGTTGTGACTGTCGAATGCAGTTACAAACAGCGATGAAAATGATTGATTATGCCGGATCAGGAGTGATTATTTATCTCCGCCAAGAAGGACGCGGTATTGGATTAATTAATAAGATTAAAGCCTATTCTTTGCAGGATATTGGATTTGATACCGTTGAAGCTAATGAAAGATTAGGTTTTGCTCCTGACCTACGGGATTATGGCATGGGGGCGCAAATGCTGAATGATTTAGGGGTGCGTAAAATTCGTTTAATTACTAATAATCCCCGTAAAATTGCCGGGTTAAAAGGCTATGGGATTGAAATTGTGGATCGGGTTCCCTTAATTATTGAAGCCACGGATTATAATACGGTTTATTTGGCTACAAAAGCAGAAAAATTAGGGCATTTATTATTACAAACCTACTTAATTACTGTGGCTATTAATTGGGATGAATCTCAACCTTTAGTTGAAAATCCAGAAGCAGAATATATGGAGTCAAAACGCAATAAAACCTCAATTCTCAGCAGTTATGAACGGTTAGAAAAGTTGAGATTTTTAGCTAAAACCAATGATTTACTATTACAAGAAGAAGCTCGACCCGTAACAACCGCTTTATTTGATCAAGCACAATTAATTGTTAATTTAGGCTTTGATCAAGCCGGAGTCGCCGATCCCCATTGGTATCAACAACTAGATCATCCCTACCTGAAAGCCATTACCCAAATTTTAGATCAAATTACTCAATGGCCCCATCTCCAAAAACTACAATTTATCATTTCTTCCGGGGTTGATCCCCTAACCAATTTACAGGTACAACTCCATCGGGAACAATTTCCCCTAACTCAACTTCCTTGTTCCATTTGTCAACAATTACAACCCCAAACCATTTATAGTTTTTCATCCTAA
- the sigB gene encoding group 2 RNA polymerase sigma factor SigB, producing MPTVNTTYKEQVASRSTRPATTDAVRTYLHEIGRVPLLTREQEITYGKQVQTMMQQLEAKNTLAEQLGREPSQQEWSDAVEMSQDELQTILKQGRRAKGKMIEANLRLVVSIAKKYQKRNMEFLDLIQEGTLGLERGVEKFDPMRGYKFSTYAYWWIRQAITRAIAQTSRTIRLPIHITEKLNKIKKVQRELVQKLGRNATPGEIAQALELDPAQIRDYLLASRHPVSLDLRVGDNQDTELQDLLEDHNTSADAFVTQELLRQDLKNLLADLTAQQREVITLRYGLEDGKEMSLSKVGVQMSISRERVRQLESQALSHLRRRKAQVREYLAS from the coding sequence ATGCCAACTGTCAATACTACATACAAAGAGCAAGTGGCTTCCAGAAGCACTCGACCTGCAACTACCGACGCAGTTCGTACCTATTTGCATGAAATTGGGCGCGTTCCCTTACTGACCCGAGAACAGGAGATTACCTACGGTAAGCAGGTACAGACCATGATGCAACAGTTGGAAGCGAAAAATACTCTCGCAGAACAACTGGGTCGGGAACCGAGTCAGCAAGAGTGGTCTGATGCGGTAGAAATGAGTCAAGATGAACTTCAAACCATCTTGAAGCAAGGACGTCGGGCTAAGGGAAAAATGATCGAGGCCAACCTGCGTTTAGTGGTCTCCATTGCTAAGAAATATCAAAAACGCAACATGGAATTTTTGGATTTAATCCAAGAAGGAACCCTGGGTTTAGAACGGGGTGTGGAAAAATTTGATCCCATGCGGGGATATAAATTCTCGACCTATGCTTACTGGTGGATTCGTCAAGCTATTACCCGCGCCATTGCCCAAACTTCTCGCACCATTCGTCTGCCGATCCATATTACCGAAAAACTGAACAAAATTAAAAAAGTTCAACGGGAGTTAGTACAGAAATTAGGCCGCAACGCCACTCCGGGGGAGATTGCTCAGGCGTTAGAGTTAGACCCGGCTCAAATTCGGGATTATCTGTTGGCGTCTCGTCATCCGGTTTCTTTGGATTTGCGGGTGGGGGATAATCAAGATACGGAATTGCAAGATCTCCTCGAAGATCATAATACCTCCGCCGATGCTTTTGTCACCCAAGAGTTACTGCGTCAGGACTTGAAAAATTTACTGGCGGACTTAACAGCCCAACAACGGGAAGTTATTACCCTGCGCTACGGGTTGGAAGATGGTAAGGAGATGTCCCTGTCTAAAGTGGGGGTGCAAATGAGCATCAGTCGTGAACGGGTTCGTCAACTGGAAAGCCAAGCGTTGAGCCACCTGCGCCGTCGTAAAGCTCAAGTTCGAGAATATTTAGCTAGTTAG
- the cobQ gene encoding cobyric acid synthase — protein MKAIMIVGTTSHAGKSMMVTAICRILHRRGVKVAPFKGQNMALNSYVSPGGSEMGYAQAVQAWAAGVTPSVTMNPILLKPQGNMTSQVIFKGKSVGVVKASDYYEQYFDRGWKAITECLDYLTQEFDILVCEGAGSPAEINLKHRDLTNMRVAKYLNAKTLLVVDIDRGGAFAHVVGTLQLLEPDERALICGIVINKFRGQRSLLESGIIWLEEYTKIPVVAVIPWIDNPFPAEDSLSLLDRASSSPQTELTIAVIRFPRISNFTDFDPLDSESTVSIKYVNPAEYLGHPDAVILPGSKTTISDLQVLKESGMADQIKNYIKAGGQVMGICGGYQMLGKVVSDPYGLEGEQGDYEGLGLLALKTVISNQKTSRQRLVTSNYPQKNLPIEGYEIHQGRTQLLDSNDIFPLFDDQNLGYVNGQKSIWGHYLHGIFDNGSWRRTWLNHLRKARGLNPLPTGIANYREQREILLDVLADTVEAHLDLKSILG, from the coding sequence ATGAAAGCAATTATGATTGTGGGAACGACTTCCCACGCCGGAAAATCAATGATGGTTACGGCCATTTGTCGGATTTTACATCGTCGCGGGGTGAAAGTGGCCCCGTTTAAAGGGCAAAATATGGCTCTTAATTCCTATGTTTCTCCGGGGGGATCGGAAATGGGTTATGCTCAAGCGGTGCAAGCTTGGGCGGCGGGAGTTACTCCCTCGGTGACGATGAACCCGATTTTATTGAAACCCCAAGGGAATATGACCTCTCAGGTGATTTTTAAAGGCAAATCTGTGGGGGTGGTGAAAGCTAGTGATTATTATGAACAATATTTTGATCGGGGTTGGAAAGCAATTACCGAATGTTTGGATTATTTAACTCAAGAATTTGATATTTTAGTTTGTGAAGGTGCGGGAAGTCCGGCGGAAATTAATCTCAAACATCGAGATTTAACTAATATGCGGGTGGCTAAATACTTAAATGCGAAAACCTTATTAGTAGTTGATATTGATCGGGGTGGCGCCTTTGCCCATGTTGTGGGAACTTTACAATTATTAGAACCCGATGAACGGGCGTTAATTTGCGGTATTGTGATCAATAAATTTAGGGGACAGCGATCGCTCTTAGAATCTGGGATCATCTGGTTAGAGGAATATACAAAAATTCCGGTAGTTGCGGTGATTCCTTGGATTGATAATCCGTTTCCCGCAGAGGATTCTTTAAGTTTATTAGATCGTGCTTCTAGTTCTCCCCAAACGGAATTAACCATTGCCGTGATCCGTTTTCCTCGCATTTCTAATTTCACCGATTTTGATCCTTTGGATTCGGAATCAACGGTCAGTATTAAGTATGTTAACCCGGCTGAATATTTAGGACATCCCGATGCTGTAATTCTTCCCGGTTCTAAAACTACTATATCAGATTTACAAGTATTAAAAGAATCGGGAATGGCTGATCAAATTAAAAATTATATTAAAGCCGGGGGGCAAGTTATGGGAATTTGTGGGGGTTATCAAATGTTAGGAAAAGTCGTATCTGATCCCTATGGTTTAGAAGGCGAGCAAGGAGATTATGAAGGGTTAGGATTATTAGCCCTAAAAACAGTAATTTCTAATCAAAAAACCTCCCGTCAACGGTTAGTAACTTCTAATTATCCCCAGAAAAATTTACCCATTGAAGGCTATGAAATTCATCAGGGAAGAACTCAACTCTTAGATTCTAATGATATTTTTCCTTTATTTGATGACCAAAATTTAGGATATGTCAATGGTCAAAAATCTATTTGGGGTCATTATTTACATGGAATTTTCGATAACGGATCTTGGAGACGAACTTGGCTAAATCATCTGCGAAAAGCCAGGGGTTTAAATCCTTTACCTACTGGTATTGCTAATTATCGAGAACAGCGAGAAATATTATTAGATGTATTAGCAGATACGGTAGAAGCTCATTTGGATCTTAAATCTATTCTGGGTTAA
- a CDS encoding uracil phosphoribosyltransferase — translation MAPQLRIYVPPHPLIKHWLGVARDQATPPGLFRTAMTELGRWLTYEAARDWLPTLETTVQTPLAECNATFVNPEVPLIVIPILRAGLALMEGIQSVVPLSSVYHLGMVRNEETLEPTCYLNKLPAQFDPQTRVIISEPMLATGGTIMAVMAELTQRHLDPALIRIISIVAAPPALQKLSQAYPSLQVYTAIIDSEVNAQGFIIPGLGDAGDRTFGTFDRLPTQSE, via the coding sequence ATGGCCCCTCAACTGCGTATTTATGTCCCACCCCATCCCCTGATTAAACATTGGTTAGGGGTTGCTCGTGACCAGGCGACGCCTCCGGGTTTGTTTCGGACGGCGATGACGGAGTTAGGACGTTGGTTAACTTATGAAGCGGCGAGGGACTGGTTACCGACCTTGGAAACAACGGTACAAACACCCTTAGCCGAATGTAATGCAACTTTTGTAAATCCTGAAGTTCCCCTAATTGTAATTCCAATTTTACGCGCTGGTTTAGCCTTAATGGAGGGAATTCAAAGCGTTGTACCTCTATCTTCGGTATATCATTTAGGCATGGTACGCAACGAAGAAACCTTAGAGCCTACTTGCTACTTAAATAAATTACCCGCCCAATTTGACCCCCAAACCCGGGTGATCATCAGTGAACCCATGTTAGCAACCGGGGGAACAATTATGGCGGTGATGGCCGAACTTACCCAACGTCATCTTGACCCGGCTTTAATTAGAATTATTTCCATTGTCGCCGCCCCCCCAGCGTTACAAAAGTTAAGTCAAGCCTATCCCAGTTTGCAAGTATATACCGCTATTATTGATTCGGAAGTTAATGCACAGGGATTCATTATACCAGGGTTAGGGGATGCGGGAGATCGCACCTTTGGCACTTTTGACCGTCTGCCTACCCAATCGGAGTAA
- a CDS encoding thioredoxin reductase, with protein MTNPTVENLVIIGSGPAGYTAAIYAGRANLKPVVFEGYQIGGIPGGQLMTTTEVENFPGFPEGITGPELMDRIKAQAQRWGAELFTEDVISVDLSQRPFTVKSEDREIKTHTIVIATGATAKRLNLPQEETFWNAGISACAICDGASPIFKGVELAVIGGGDTAAEEAVYLTKYATHVHLLVRRDELRASKTMQQRVITHPKITVHWHTEAVDVYGNGKLGGIKIKNNQTGEQQDLPVQGLFYAIGHTPNTQVFQGQLELDEVGYIVTKHGTPETSVEGVYAVGDVQDHEFRQAITAAGSGCMGAMLAERWLSLNGLVQEFQQTESLEPETETPKSTPPQITTSENFDIQNTRHIGGYALRKLYHDSDRLIMVKYSSPTCGPCHALKPILDKVVSEFEGRIHYIEIDIEEDPEIAQNAGVVGTPTVQFFKNKDLIENLKGVKPKSLYRELIEKNS; from the coding sequence ATGACAAACCCAACCGTTGAAAACCTTGTTATTATTGGTTCTGGGCCTGCGGGCTATACCGCCGCCATCTATGCAGGACGGGCGAATTTGAAACCCGTGGTCTTTGAAGGCTATCAAATTGGGGGGATACCGGGGGGGCAGTTAATGACCACTACAGAAGTTGAGAACTTCCCAGGTTTTCCCGAAGGCATTACCGGGCCAGAACTCATGGATAGAATCAAAGCCCAAGCCCAACGGTGGGGGGCGGAATTATTTACTGAGGATGTGATTTCCGTTGATTTGAGTCAACGTCCCTTTACGGTTAAATCGGAAGACCGGGAAATCAAAACCCATACTATTGTAATTGCTACCGGGGCAACGGCGAAACGGTTAAATTTACCCCAGGAAGAAACCTTTTGGAATGCGGGAATTTCCGCCTGTGCTATTTGTGATGGGGCGAGTCCAATTTTCAAAGGAGTCGAATTAGCGGTAATTGGGGGAGGAGATACGGCCGCCGAGGAAGCGGTTTATTTAACTAAATATGCCACCCATGTTCATCTATTAGTTAGACGGGATGAACTACGCGCAAGTAAAACCATGCAGCAACGGGTGATTACCCATCCTAAAATTACTGTGCATTGGCATACCGAGGCCGTTGATGTGTATGGAAATGGCAAATTAGGCGGAATTAAAATTAAGAATAATCAGACGGGAGAACAGCAAGATTTACCCGTTCAGGGATTATTTTATGCTATCGGTCATACTCCTAATACCCAAGTTTTTCAAGGACAGTTAGAACTGGATGAAGTGGGATATATTGTTACGAAACACGGGACTCCTGAAACTAGCGTGGAGGGAGTTTATGCTGTTGGGGATGTCCAGGATCATGAATTCCGTCAAGCAATTACAGCGGCGGGTAGTGGTTGTATGGGGGCGATGTTAGCAGAACGTTGGTTATCGCTAAATGGGTTAGTGCAGGAATTTCAACAGACCGAATCTTTAGAACCGGAAACGGAAACCCCGAAATCAACTCCACCTCAAATTACGACTTCCGAGAATTTCGATATCCAGAATACTCGCCATATTGGGGGTTATGCGTTGCGGAAACTTTACCATGATAGCGATCGCCTAATTATGGTAAAATATTCCTCACCAACCTGCGGCCCTTGTCATGCTCTGAAACCGATTTTAGATAAAGTCGTGAGCGAATTTGAGGGCAGGATTCATTATATTGAAATTGACATTGAAGAAGATCCTGAAATTGCCCAAAATGCCGGGGTAGTGGGGACTCCGACGGTGCAGTTTTTCAAAAATAAGGATTTAATTGAAAACCTCAAAGGCGTTAAACCCAAGAGTTTATATCGAGAATTAATTGAGAAGAATTCATAG
- a CDS encoding CsbD-like protein produces MSLENRVKATAKNIEGKIQETVGDITGDPQTQAEGKAKQAEAKVRHTVEDVKDATKDAIN; encoded by the coding sequence ATGAGTTTAGAAAATCGTGTTAAAGCAACGGCAAAAAATATTGAAGGTAAAATTCAAGAAACCGTGGGGGATATAACTGGAGATCCTCAAACTCAAGCGGAAGGAAAAGCCAAGCAAGCCGAAGCAAAAGTCCGTCATACGGTTGAAGACGTGAAGGATGCAACCAAAGACGCCATTAACTAA
- the accB gene encoding biotin carboxyl carrier protein — translation MQLDLNQLRELLADLDKTNISELTLKSADFELTVRKEVSPGSQALSSVETLLTAAGVGSQLVSSPVVPTAIVPPVGENLTTATPATPVAAPPPLSPESKWVEITSPMVGTFYRSPAPDEAPFVEIGDRISTGQSVCIIEAMKLMNEIEAEFSGQVMEILIQNGSPVEYGQPLIKIKPD, via the coding sequence GTGCAACTAGATTTGAACCAGCTTCGTGAACTGCTGGCTGATCTCGATAAAACTAATATTTCAGAGCTAACACTCAAAAGCGCAGATTTTGAACTGACCGTTCGTAAAGAAGTTTCGCCCGGATCTCAGGCTTTATCCTCGGTTGAAACTCTGTTAACGGCTGCGGGGGTTGGTTCACAGTTGGTGTCGTCTCCGGTGGTACCCACTGCGATTGTTCCTCCAGTTGGGGAAAATCTCACTACAGCGACCCCAGCAACGCCAGTGGCTGCTCCTCCACCTCTTTCGCCGGAATCGAAGTGGGTCGAAATTACTTCCCCCATGGTGGGAACCTTTTATCGTTCTCCTGCACCTGATGAAGCGCCTTTTGTGGAAATTGGCGATCGCATTTCTACGGGTCAGAGCGTTTGCATTATTGAAGCCATGAAGTTGATGAATGAAATTGAAGCGGAATTTTCTGGCCAAGTCATGGAAATTTTAATTCAAAATGGTTCTCCCGTTGAATATGGCCAGCCATTAATTAAAATTAAACCCGATTAA
- a CDS encoding translation elongation factor P, with amino-acid sequence MISSNDFRTGVTIVLDGSVWRVIEFLHVKPGKGSAFVRTKLKNSQTGSVVERTFRAGETVPQATLEKSEMQHTYKDGEDFVFMDMETYEEASLKESEIGDRVKYLKDGMTVSVVRWGEQVLEVELPNSVILEVVETDPGVKGDTATGGTKPAIVETGAQVMVPLFITKGERIRIDTRTDSYQGRE; translated from the coding sequence ATGATTTCCAGTAACGACTTTCGCACAGGTGTCACGATTGTATTAGATGGTTCAGTCTGGCGTGTAATAGAATTTCTGCACGTTAAGCCCGGAAAAGGTTCTGCTTTTGTGCGGACAAAACTCAAAAACTCACAGACCGGTAGTGTAGTAGAACGCACTTTCAGGGCGGGAGAGACTGTTCCTCAAGCGACCCTGGAAAAAAGTGAAATGCAACATACCTATAAAGATGGGGAAGACTTCGTTTTCATGGATATGGAAACCTATGAAGAAGCCAGTTTGAAGGAATCTGAAATTGGCGATCGGGTTAAATATCTTAAAGATGGCATGACCGTTAGCGTGGTTCGTTGGGGAGAACAGGTTCTGGAAGTGGAACTCCCGAACTCCGTCATCTTAGAAGTGGTAGAAACCGATCCCGGAGTCAAAGGAGATACCGCCACGGGGGGTACAAAACCCGCTATTGTGGAAACAGGTGCTCAAGTGATGGTTCCCTTATTTATTACTAAAGGGGAACGAATTCGGATTGATACCCGTACCGACAGCTACCAAGGTCGAGAGTGA
- a CDS encoding ferredoxin thioredoxin reductase, alpha chain — protein MKAGDRVSVKTSVVVYVHPKHRNQTFETKGLKGNVVSVITDWQGRPLSPNLPIVVDFGNKFKAHFREDELELIE, from the coding sequence ATGAAGGCTGGCGATCGCGTTTCGGTTAAAACATCTGTTGTCGTTTATGTCCATCCCAAACATCGGAATCAGACATTTGAGACTAAGGGATTGAAGGGGAATGTTGTATCTGTGATTACTGATTGGCAGGGAAGACCCCTAAGCCCGAATTTGCCTATTGTTGTGGATTTTGGCAATAAATTCAAGGCCCATTTCCGAGAAGACGAGTTAGAATTGATAGAATAG
- a CDS encoding WD-40 repeat protein: protein MNLNLLSQYFKISPKNLLAIALNIPFLTIPVLFLPHLSSFPLQIAEKIALSPTDINTIAGEITVRIDGPKGGSGFIVEKQGNTYYVLTNWHVVDRVGDYEIVTPDGERHFVYYSLIQQLPNLDLALVPFSSSQRYRVAIPADANNIQSGSPLYVAGWPRSGSSLGQRLFLSTSGTFSQRQQPRLGYSLVYTNLVRSGMSGGPILDGEGKVIGVNGIVQLGTNPDKIVSAGIPINYFFNWRKTATLSSIISSTNPSAPITNNPDLNTSNSPAKPPINIASVTNSFSLATTLTEESGEILSIALVFPYAIIGNSNGNISIWNITTSGLTRTLPAHQGSIYSISLSQDNKYLVTGGEDGLIKIWDLATGLQSSTLPLLQTIQAHNNPILAVKISPDGKMIASGGWDKTIKLWNLQTGQLLKTFIGHEQLVSAIAFSPDSQILASGSKDSSIKLWNIQTGELIRTLKGHELSVLSLAISPDGETLASSSADGTIGLWKLKTGQPIRKLSGHTDGVWSIVITKDGKTLISGSWDKTVKLWDLATGQLKGNLRGHSGYINAVGISPDGNTLVSGGWDGQVKVWKHP from the coding sequence ATGAATCTAAATTTACTGTCCCAATACTTTAAAATTTCTCCTAAAAACTTATTGGCGATCGCTTTAAATATTCCTTTCCTAACAATTCCGGTTCTATTTCTACCCCATTTGTCCTCTTTCCCCTTACAAATTGCCGAAAAAATAGCCCTATCTCCCACCGACATTAATACCATTGCTGGAGAAATTACCGTTAGAATTGACGGGCCAAAAGGCGGATCGGGATTTATTGTAGAAAAACAAGGAAATACCTATTATGTTTTGACAAATTGGCACGTTGTCGATCGCGTGGGAGACTATGAAATCGTCACCCCCGATGGTGAACGCCACTTTGTTTATTATAGTTTAATTCAACAACTTCCCAACCTAGATTTAGCCCTAGTTCCCTTTAGTAGTTCCCAACGATATCGAGTAGCAATTCCCGCCGATGCTAATAATATTCAGTCAGGAAGTCCTTTATATGTAGCCGGATGGCCCCGTTCTGGAAGTTCCCTAGGACAAAGACTTTTTTTAAGTACCAGTGGAACCTTTAGCCAACGTCAACAACCTCGGTTGGGATATAGTTTAGTTTACACAAATTTAGTCAGAAGTGGGATGAGTGGCGGCCCAATTTTAGATGGGGAAGGAAAGGTTATTGGAGTCAATGGAATTGTCCAGCTAGGCACTAATCCTGATAAAATTGTTTCTGCGGGAATCCCGATCAATTATTTTTTTAATTGGCGAAAAACAGCAACATTATCTTCAATTATTTCCTCCACTAATCCCTCTGCACCGATTACCAATAATCCCGATCTTAATACTTCAAATTCACCCGCAAAACCCCCTATTAATATCGCTTCGGTCACTAATTCCTTTTCTTTAGCTACGACTTTAACCGAAGAATCAGGAGAAATATTATCCATCGCTTTAGTCTTTCCCTATGCTATTATTGGCAATAGTAATGGAAATATTTCGATTTGGAATATTACCACCAGTGGACTAACTCGAACTTTACCCGCTCATCAAGGATCAATTTATAGCATTAGCCTCAGTCAAGATAACAAATATTTAGTTACAGGAGGGGAAGATGGATTAATTAAAATTTGGGATTTAGCCACGGGTTTACAATCTTCAACTTTGCCCTTACTTCAAACGATTCAAGCCCATAATAATCCCATTTTAGCAGTAAAAATTAGCCCTGATGGTAAAATGATTGCCAGTGGAGGTTGGGATAAAACTATTAAACTTTGGAATCTGCAAACGGGTCAACTTTTAAAAACCTTTATCGGACATGAACAGTTAGTTAGCGCGATCGCATTTAGTCCCGACAGTCAAATTTTAGCCAGTGGAAGTAAAGATAGTAGTATCAAATTATGGAATATTCAAACTGGAGAATTAATTCGTACATTAAAAGGTCATGAATTATCGGTTTTATCCTTAGCAATTAGTCCTGATGGAGAGACTTTAGCCAGTAGCAGCGCCGATGGAACAATTGGATTATGGAAATTAAAAACAGGTCAACCCATTCGTAAGTTAAGTGGTCATACCGATGGCGTTTGGTCAATCGTAATTACCAAGGATGGGAAAACATTAATTAGTGGAAGTTGGGATAAAACCGTCAAACTTTGGGACTTAGCCACGGGTCAATTAAAAGGGAATTTAAGAGGTCACTCCGGTTATATAAATGCCGTTGGGATTAGTCCCGATGGTAATACCCTAGTTAGTGGGGGATGGGATGGACAAGTAAAGGTTTGGAAGCATCCCTAA
- a CDS encoding hypothetical protein (Protein of unknown function DUF167), which translates to MALLKIKVKPNSKQQVFHEEIDGSFTVNLKSPPVEGKANQELIKFLAKHLGVPKSQITIKSGLFSRHKFVEVPDLNS; encoded by the coding sequence TTGGCACTCTTAAAAATTAAAGTTAAACCCAATTCTAAACAGCAAGTTTTCCATGAAGAAATTGATGGAAGTTTTACTGTTAATCTTAAATCTCCCCCAGTCGAAGGAAAAGCCAATCAAGAATTAATTAAATTTTTAGCCAAACACTTAGGAGTTCCCAAATCCCAAATTACCATTAAATCGGGCCTATTCTCCCGTCATAAATTTGTAGAAGTTCCTGATCTTAATTCCTAG